In the Clavelina lepadiformis chromosome 8, kaClaLepa1.1, whole genome shotgun sequence genome, one interval contains:
- the LOC143468862 gene encoding malate dehydrogenase, mitochondrial-like, which translates to MVLINRILLGLRNLQGTPNILRTFSTTSNGNYKVSVLGASGGIGQPMSLLLKETAGVTKLALYDIAHTPGVAADLSHIDTAATISGHTGPDELKECLEGSDVVVIPAGVPRKPGMTRDDLFNTNASIVAELAKACAKHCPSAFVCIISNPVNSTVPICCEMFKKAGVADTSKVFGVTTLDVVRSNAFVAEAKNLDVSKINVPVIGGHAGITIIPVISQCQPPVSFDQEPLKALTERIQDAGTEVVKAKAGAGSATLSMAYAGARFVSSAIRALGGKENVVECAFVQSNITKCKYFSTPLVLGPNGIKKNLGLGKLSAFEESLVDACIPELQGSIKKGEDFAANYN; encoded by the coding sequence ATGGTTTTGATCAACCGCATACTTCTTGGTTTGAGAAATCTTCAGGGGACGCCCAACATTCTTCGCACCTTTTCAACTACCAGCAATGGCAACTACAAAGTTTCTGTTCTTGGTGCTTCCGGCGGAATTGGACAACCTATGTCCCTGCTCCTGAAAGAAACGGCTGGGGTAACTAAGCTTGCATTGTATGATATTGCTCATACTCCTGGTGTGGCTGCTGACTTGAGTCATATTGATACTGCTGCAACCATTTCTGGTCACACTGGACCTGATGAACTTAAAGAATGTTTAGAGGGAAGTGATGTGGTCGTCATACCAGCTGGTGTTCCGCGAAAACCAGGAATGACCAGAGATGACTTGTTTAACACCAATGCAAGCATCGTTGCGGAACTTGCTAAAGCATGTGCCAAGCATTGCCCATCTGCatttgtttgtattatttCTAACCCAGTGAATTCTACTGTTCCAATCTGCTGCGAGATGTTCAAGAAAGCAGGAGTGGCCGACACAAGCAAAGTATTTGGTGTCACAACCTTAGATGTGGTCCGTTCAAATGCGTTTGTTGctgaagcaaaaaatttggATGTTTCAAAGATCAATGTCCCTGTCATTGGTGGTCATGCTGGAATAACGATCATTCCAGTTATATCCCAATGCCAACCAccagtgtctttcgatcaggaACCTCTAAAAGCACTTACTGAGCGAATCCAGGATGCGGGTACTGAAGTGGTGAAAGCTAAAGCGGGTGCAGGCTCAGCTACACTTTCTATGGCTTATGCAGGAGCAAGATTTGTGTCGTCTGCTATAAGAGCACTTGGTGGAAAAGAGAATGTGGTAGAATGTGCATTCGTGCAATCAAACATCACTAAGTGCAAGTATTTCTCCACTCCACTTGTGCTAGGTCCTAATGGAATTAAGAAAAATCTTGGCCTTGGAAAGCTTTCAGCATTTGAAGAAAGTCTCGTTGATGCTTGTATACCAGAACTGCAAGGCTCCATCAAGAAGGGCGAAGATTTCGCTGCAAATTACAACTAA